From one Trifolium pratense cultivar HEN17-A07 linkage group LG1, ARS_RC_1.1, whole genome shotgun sequence genomic stretch:
- the LOC123902381 gene encoding serine/threonine-protein kinase tricornered-like: MDSCWFNKFKSKDKMHSSKHKETMGIAKERSKPPTTEEAPSNVTKQKVEAAKQYIENHYKKQMKDLQERKERRNMLEKKLADSEVSEEEQNNLLQYFEKKEREYMRLQRHKMGADDFEPLTMIGKGAFGEVRICREKTTGHVYAMKKLKKSEMVRRGQVEHVKAERNLLAEVDSNYIVKLYCSFQDQDYLYLIMEYLPGGDMMTLLMRKDILSEYEAKFYVGETVLAIESIHKHNYVHRDIKPDNLLLDRNGHMKLSDFGLCKPLDCSNLQEKDFSTGISRSGVLQSNGQPVAPKRTQQEQLQHWQKNRRMLAYSTVGTPDYIAPEVLLKKGYGLECDWWSLGAIMYEMLVGYPPFYSDEPMLTCRKIVNWRNYLKFPEEAKLSVEAKDLISRLLCNVEQRIGTKGADEIKAHPWFKGVEWDKLYEMKAAFIPEVNDELDTQNFEKFDEVDNQSQPSSKSGPWRKMLSSKDVNFVGYTYKNYEIVNDDHLPGIAELKKKSTKPKRPSIKTLFDDDSDTTANQPGQGSYSTGSSRQE, from the exons ATGGATAGTTGCTGGTTTAATAAGTTCAAGTCAAAGGACAAAATGCATTCTTCAAAACACAAGGAAACTATGGGCATTGCAAAAGAAAGGTCAAAACCCCCAACAACTGAAGAAGCTCCTTCAAATGTCACCAAACAGAAGGTTGAAGCTGCAAAGCAGTACATAGAAAACCATTACAAGAAGCAGATGAAGGACCTGCAGGAGAGAAAAGAACG GCGTAATATGCTAGAAAAAAAGTTGGCTGATTCTGAAGTCTCCGAGGAAGAGCAGAACAACTTGCTTCAGTATTTTGAGAAAAAGGAGAGGGAATACATGCGACTTCAGAGGCATAAGATGGGGGCTGATGATTTTGAGCCCCTGACTATGATAGGGAAGGGTGCATTTGGAGAG GTCAGGATCTGCCGAGAGAAGACAACTGGTCATGTTTATGCAATGAAGAAGCTTAAGAAATCAGAGATGGTTCGCCGAGGCCAG GTTGAACATGTAAAAGCTGAGAGGAACTTACTTGCAGAAGTTGACAGCAATTACATTGTAAAGCTTTACTGTTCCTTTCAAGACCAggattatttatatcttataatgGAGTATCTTCCTGGTGGCGATATGATGACATTGCTCATGCGGAAGGATATACTGTCAGAATATGAGGCCAAGTTCTACGTTGGGGAGACTGTCCTAGCTATAGAGTCGATTCATAAACATAATTATGTTCACAG AGATATCAAGCCTGATAACCTGCTGCTAGATAGAAATGGTCACATGAAATTATCAGACTTTGGATTATGTAAACCATTAGACTGCAGTAATCTTCAGGAAAAGGACTTCTCTACTGGAATCAGCAGAAGCGGAGTCCTTCAGAGCAACGGACAACCTGTGGCTCCTAAAAGGACTCAGCAGGAGCAACTGCAGCATTGGCAGAAAAATAGGCGAATGCTT GCCTATTCTACAGTAGGAACACCTGACTATATTGCCCCTGAAGTTCTACTGAAAAAAGGATATGGCCTGGAATGTGATTG GTGGTCTTTGGGAGCTATAATGTATGAAATGCTAGTGGGATATCCACCCTTTTATTCAGATGAACCAATGTTGACTTGTAGAAAG ATAGTGAATTGgagaaattatttaaaattccCAGAAGAAGCTAAACTATCTGTAGAGGCAAAGGATCTTATTAGTAGACTCCTGTGTAATGTGGAACAGAGGATTGGAACCAAAGGAGCTGATGAAATAAAG gctCACCCGTGGTTCAAAGGTGTTGAATGGGATAAATTGTACGAAATGAAAGCTGCTTTTATACCTGAGGTCAATGATGAATTAGatactcaaaattttgagaaatttgaTGAG GTGGACAACCAATCTCAACCTTCCTCAAAGTCAGGCCCATGGAGAAAG ATGCTGTCATCCAAGGATGTTAACTTTGTTGGCTATACATATAAGAACTATGAAATCGTGAATGATGATCATCTACCTGGAATTG ctgaattgaagaagaagagcaCAAAACCTAAACGACCATCTATTAAGACCCTATTTG ATGATGATTCGGATACAACTGCCAATCAACCTGGCCAAGGGAGCTACTCAACAGGAAGTTCCCGACAAGAGTGA